The Caloenas nicobarica isolate bCalNic1 chromosome Z, bCalNic1.hap1, whole genome shotgun sequence genome has a segment encoding these proteins:
- the STXBP3 gene encoding syntaxin-binding protein 3 has product MAPAVRGLKSLVWQKLKSLVFDDCREEEEWKIILLDDYTTKLLSMCCRMTDLLAEGITVVENVYKTREPVPHMKAIYFITPTKKSVDGLIDDFITKSSSRYKAAYVYFTDFCPDNLFNKIKSSCAKSIRRCKEINISFFPYESQVFTLNVPDAFYRCYSPTLEKSKDKDAVMQVMAEQIVTLCATLDENPGVRYKSGPSDRAGKLAQLVEKNLENYYKTDERSQIKAKTHSQLIIIDRGFDPVSTVLHELTFQAMAYDLLPIENDTYKYKPEGPSGKEREAILEEDDELWVKIRHKHIADVIEEIPKLLKEVASKKKATEGKLSISALSQLMKKMPRYRKELSRQVVYLNLAEDCMSKFKSNIERLCKTEQDLALGTDAEGQKVKDSMRVLLPVLLNKSHESYDKIRAILLYIFSTNGTTQENLDKLIQNVQIESDSDMIRNWKYLDVPVISSFAVQQHKHPRRDRSSEETFQLSRWTPVIKDVMEDAIENKLDSKEWPYSSQCPPTWNGSGAVSARQKPRASYKEVRKSSARLIIFVIGGITYSEMRSAYEVFQAYKSCEVVIGSTHILTPKRLLDEIKSLSKPKDLVCVKDE; this is encoded by the exons ATGGCGCCGGCGGTGCGGGGGCTGAAGAGCTTGGTGTGGCAGA AGCTAAAATCGCTAGTATTTGATGACtgcagagaagaggaggaatggAAG ataATTCTTTTAGATGATTACACTACTAAACTACTGTCAATGTGCTGCAGAATGACTGATCTACTGGCAGAGGGTATCACAG TGGTGGAGAACGTATATAAAACTCGTGAACCTGTCCCACACATGAAAGCAATATATTTCATAACTCCCACTAAAAAG TCTGTAGATGGACTTATTGATGACTTCATCACCAAATCATCCAGCAGATACAAAGCAGCATATGTGTATTTCACTGACT TTTGTCCTGACAACCTCTTCAATAAAATTAAGTCATCTTGTGCAAAATCAATAAGGAGATGCAAGGAGATAAACATTTCCTTCTTCCCATATGAGTCTCAG GTGTTTACTCTCAATGTCCCGGATGCATTCTACCGCTGCTATAGTCCAACTCTGGAAAAGTCAAAGGATAAAGATGCTGTAATGCAAGTAATGGCTGAACAGATTGTTACCTTATGTGCTACGCTAGATGAGAATCCAGGAGTACGATATAAAAG tggaCCATCTGATAGAGCCGGCAAACTTGCACAActtgttgaaaaaaatcttgaaaactACTACAAAACTGATGAGAGAAGCCAAATAAAG GCTAAAACCCACTCCCAGCTAATAATAATTGATCGTGGCTTTGACCCAGTATCAACTGTACTTCATGAACTCACCTTCCAGGCAATGGCATATGATCTGCTACCAATTGAAAATGATACTTACAA ATACAAACCAGAAGGACCTTCTGGGAAGGAACGGGAGGCAATTCTGGAAGAAGATGATGAGCTCTGGGTGAAGATTCGGCACAAGCATATTGCAGACGTGATAGA ggaaataccaaaacttttgaaagaagttgcatcaaaaaaaaaggcaacagaggGAAAG TTGTCCATATCTGCTCTGTCCCAGTTAATGAAAAAGATGCCGCGCTATCGTAAAGAGCTTAGTAGG cAAGTTGTCTATCTTAACTTAGCAGAAGATTGCATGAGCAAGTTCAAATCTAACATAGAAAGGCTCTGTAAAACTGAACAG GATTTGGCTCTTGGAACTGATGCAGAAGGTCAAAAAGTGAAAGACTCCATGAGAGTACTTCTTCCAGTTCTGCTCAACAAAAGTCATGAGAGCTATGACAAAATTAGAGCTATTCTCCTGTATATCTTTAGCACAAATG GAACTACCCAGGAGAACTTGGACAAGCTGATCCAGAATGTGCAAATAGAAAGTGATAGTGATATGATAAGAAATTGGAAGTACCTTGATGTTCCTGTTATCTCTTCA TTTGCTGTTCAGCAGCATAAACACCCGAGAAGGGACCGTTCTTCAGAAGAAACTTTTCAACTTTCTAGGTGGACACCTGTTATTAAAGATGTTATGGAG GATGCTATAGAAAACAAACTAGATTCAAAAGAGTGGCCTTATAGTTCCCAGTGTCCTCCTACCTGGAATGGATCAGGAGCAGTAAG TGCACGCCAGAAGCCCAGAGCTAGTTATAAAGAGGTGCGGAAGAGTAGTGCGAGACTGATTATATTTGTGATTGGAGGAATTACATATTCTGAGATGCGCAGTGCTTATGAAGTTTTTCAAGCCTACAAGTCCTGTGAAGTTGTTATTG GTTCTACTCATATTTTGACACCTAAAAGACTACTGGATGAAATAAAGAGCCTTAGTAAACCAAAGGATTTGGTCTGCGTTAAGGATGAATAG